In one window of Microtus pennsylvanicus isolate mMicPen1 chromosome 2, mMicPen1.hap1, whole genome shotgun sequence DNA:
- the Rpl8 gene encoding large ribosomal subunit protein uL2 yields the protein MGRVIRGQRKGAGSVFRAHVKHRKGAARLRAVDFAERHGYIKGIVKDIIHDPGRGAPLAKVVFRDPYRFKKRTELFIAAEGIHTGQFVYCGKKAQLNIGNVLPVGTMPEGTIVCCLEEKPGDRGKLARASGNYATVISHNPETKKTRVKLPSGSKKVISSANRAVVGVVAGGGRIDKPILKAGRAYHKYKAKRNCWPRVRGVAMNPVEHPFGGGNHQHIGKPSTIRRDAPAGRKVGLIAARRTGRLRGTKTVQEKEN from the exons GGCCGTGTGATCCGAGGGCAGAGGAAAGGCGCCGGTTCTGTGTTCCGCGCGCACGTGAAACACCGTAAGGGCGCCGCGCGCCTGCGAGCTGTGGACTTCGCGGAGCGGCACGGTTACATTAAGGGCATTGTAAAG GATATCATTCATGACCCCGGTCGCGGCGCTCCCCTCGCCAAAGTGGTTTTTCGTGATCCCTACCGGTTTAAGAAGCGGACGGAGCTGTTCATCGCTGCAGAGGGAATCCACACCGGGCAGTTTGTGTACTGCGGCAAGAAGG CCCAGCTGAATATCGGCAATGTTCTGCCCGTGGGCACCATGCCTGAAGGTACTATCGTCTGTTGTCTGGAGGAGAAGCCTGGGGACAGGGGCAAGCTGGCACGAGCCTCCGGGAACTATGCCACAGTCATCTCCCACAATCCGGAGACCAAGAAAACGCGAGTGAAGCTGCCTTCAGGGTCCAAGAAGGTCATTTCCTCAGCCAACAGAGCTGTCGTTG GTGTTGTGGCTGGTGGGGGCAGAATTGACAAGCCTATCTTGAAGGCTGGCCGTGCCTACCACAAGTACAAGGCCAAGAGGAACTGCTGGCCACGCGTACGTGGTGTGGCCATGAAT CCTGTAGAGCATCCCTTCGGAGGTGGTAACCATCAACACATTGGCAAACCGTCCACTATCCGAAGAGATGCCCCTGCTGGACGCAAAGTGGGTCTCATTGCTGCCCGCCGGACTGGGCGACTACGTGGAACCAAAACTGTACAGGAGAAGGAGAACTAG
- the LOC142843000 gene encoding uncharacterized protein LOC142843000: MAAAGLLPLPAGPQVKVTFEDVAVLLSQEEWARLGPAQRGLYRNVMMETYGNVVSLGLPGSKPVVISQLERGEDPWVLDGQDTEPSQGLGSGHSEWKTKEENQNTNLNLQPLISDEKAVILGETSLKEANEEHCKTEQNICPNPAPVGPHTAQVSNPNVPLARHQVAPSGERPYICIECGKCFGRSSHLLQHQRIHTGEKPYVCHVCGKAFSQSSVLSKHRRIHTGEKPYECNECGKAFRVSSDLAQHHKIHTGEKPHECLECGKAFTQLSHLIQHQRIHTGERPYVCPLCGKAFNHSTVLRSHQRVHTGEKPHGCSECGKTFSVKRTLLQHQRVHTGEKPYTCSECGKAFSDRSVLIQHHNVHTGEKPYECSECGKTFSHRSTLMNHERIHTEEKPYACYECGKAFVQHSHLIQHLRVHTGEKPYVCGECGHAFSARRSLIQHERIHTGEKPFQCTECGKAFSLKATLIVHLRTHTGEKPYECNRCGKAFSQYSVLIQHQRIHTGEKPYECGECGRAFNQHGHLIQHQKVHKKL, from the exons ATGGCAGCAGCTGGACTtctgccactgccagcaggaccTCAG GTCAAGGTGACCTTCGAGGACGTGGCTGTTCTGCTGTCCCAAGAGGAGTGGGCCCGCCTGGGCCCTGCTCAGCGGGGCCTCTATCGGAATGTGATGATGGAGACTTACGGCAATGTGGTCTCCCTAG GACTCCCAGGATCCAAGCCTGTTGTGATCTCCCAGCTGGAGCGAGGAGAAGATCCATGGGTCCTGGATGGGCAGGACACTGAGCCGAGCCAGGGCCTGGGAAGTGGCCACTCCG AATGGAAAACcaaggaagaaaaccaaaacacaaacttGAACTTACAGCCATTGATCTCAGACGAAAAAGCAGTGATTCTGGGGGAAACATCGTTGAAGGAGGCTAATGAAGAACATTGCAAAACAGAGCAGAACATCTGCCCAAATCCAGCCCCTGTTGGCCCCCATACTGCCCAGGTATCAAATCCTAATGTCCCACTTGCTAGACACCAGGTGGCTCCTAGCGGAGAGAGACCCTATATATGCATCGAGTGTGGAAAATGCTTTGGTCGGAGCTCTCACCTCCTCCAGCACCAGCGAATACACACTGGTGAGAAGCCTTATGTCTGCCATGtgtgtgggaaggccttcagcCAGAGTTCTGTCCTCAGCAAGCACAGGCGGATCCACACCGGTGAAAAGCCCTACGAATGCAAcgaatgtgggaaagcctttagAGTGAGCTCGGACCTTGCCCAGCACCACAAGATCCACACGGGAGAGAAGCCTCACGAATGTCTAGAGTGTGGGAAGGCGTTCACTCAGCTCTCCCACCTCATCCAGCACCAGCGGATCCACACGGGGGAGAGGCCCTATGTGTGCCCCTTGTGCGGGAAAGCCTTCAACCACAGTACTGTCCTGCGGAGCCACCAGAGGgtgcacactggagagaagcctcaTGGGTGCAGCGAGTGTGGGAAGACATTCAGCGTGAAGAGAACCCTGCTGCAGCACCAGCGGGTCCACACCGGCGAGAAACCCTACACGTGTAGtgagtgtggcaaggccttcagTGACCGCTCGGTGCTCATCCAGCATCACAACGTGCACACCGGGGAAAAGCCGTATGAGTGCAGTGAGTGCGGCAAGACCTTTAGCCACCGCTCCACCCTAATGAACCACGAGAGGATTCACACAGAGGAGAAGCCCTATGCGTGCTAcgagtgtgggaaggccttcgtTCAGCACTCGCACCTCATCCAGCACCTCCGGGTCCACACCGGGGAGAAACCCTATGTGTGCGGCGAATGCGGGCATGCTTTCAGTGCGCGCAGGTCTCTGATCCAGCACGAGAGAATCCACACCGGCGAGAAGCCCTTTCAGTGCACAGAGTGTGGCAAAGCCTTCAGCCTGAAAGCAACTCTCATCGTGCACCTGAGGACCCACACCGGTGAGAAGCCCTACGAGTGCAATCGCTGCGGCAAGGCATTCAGCCAGTACTCGGTGCTCATCCAACACCAGCGGATCCACAcgggagagaaaccctatgagtgtGGGGAGTGTGGGCGTGCCTTCAACCAGCACGGGCACCTGATCCAGCACCAGAAAGTACACAAGAAGCTGTGA
- the Znf16 gene encoding zinc finger protein 16, giving the protein MKTFSQNSSLKRQKSPVVEKPYECSECGKAFRWRSNLIQHQRIHSEEKPYTCNRCGKAFRRSSHLTKHHRIHTAEKPWECDKCGKVFSQSAHLRKHQRVHTGEKSYECNDCGKSFSRLSNLIKHQRVHTGEKPYPCRDCGKAFSQSSSLTQHRRIHTGEKPHVCSECGRTFSYSSVLRKHQLIHTGEKPYRCSVCGKAFRHGSALTQHQGVHTGDKPYECHECGKTFSRSSNLILHHRVHTGEKPYECTECGKTFSQSSTLLQHQRTHNGLKPHECNQCGKAFNRSSNLIHHQKVHTGEKPYTCVECGKGFSQSSHLIQHRIIHTGDRPYQCCKCGKAFSQRSVLTQHLSLHTGLKPYDCSACGKTFSQRSKLVKHQLIHTKE; this is encoded by the coding sequence ATGAAAACCTTCAGCCAGAACTCAAGCCTTAAACGCCAAAAGTCTCCTGTGGTTGAGAAGCCTTATGAATGCAGCGAATGTGGGAAGGCTTTTAGGTGGCGCTCAAACCTCATCCAACATCAAAGAATCCATTCTGAAGAAAAGCCTTACACATGCAACcggtgtgggaaggccttcaggCGGAGCTCACACCTCACTAAACACCACAGGATTCACACTGCTGAGAAGCCTTGGGAGTGCGATAAGTGTGGTAAAGTCTTTAGCCAGAGTGCACACCTCCGGAAGCATCAGAGGGTTCACACCGGGGAGAAGTCCTATGAATGTAATGACTGTGGCAAGTCATTCAGCCGCCTCTCGAATCTCATCAAGCATCAGAGGGTCCACACCGGAGAGAAGCCTTACCCGTGCAGAGACTGTGGGAAGGCCTTCAGCCAGAGCTCCAGCCTCACCCAGCACCGGAgaatccacactggagagaagcctcaCGTGTGCAGTGAGTGCGGGAGAACCTTTAGTTACAGCTCGGTGCTCAGGAAGCACCAGCTCATTCACACCGGCGAGAAGCCGTACAGGTGCAGCGTCTGTGGGAAGGCCTTCCGGCACGGCTCAGCCCTCACCCAGCATCAAGGTGTACACACTGGAGACAAGCCCTACGAGTGCCACGAGTGTGGAAAGACCTTCAGCCGGAGTTCCAACCTCATCCTTCACCATCGagtccacactggagagaaaccttatgaatgtactGAGTGTGGGAAAACCTTCAGCCAGAGCTCCACCCTCCTTCAGCACCAGAGGACCCACAACGGGTTAAAACCGCacgaatgtaaccagtgtggcaaagccttcaACCGGAGCTCCAATCTTATCCACCATCAGAAAGTCCACACTGGGGAGAAGCCCTACACGTGTGTTGAATGTGGGAAGGGCTTCAGCCAGAGCTCACATCTCATTCAGCACCGCATAATCCACACTGGAGATAGGCCCTATCAGTGCTGCaagtgtggaaaagccttcagCCAGCGGTCGGTCCTCACCCAGCACCTCAGCCTTCACACTGGCCTGAAGCCCTATGACTGCTCTGCTTGCGGGAAGACTTTCAGCCAGCGGTCCAAGCTGGTTAAACACCAGTTAATTCATACAAAGGAGTAg
- the C2H8orf33 gene encoding UPF0488 protein C8orf33 homolog, whose product MKQKKKKIPTRVSGTNGDEKTSEKPVPEEAPPSAEAQAEQLARELAWCVEQLELGLKTQRPTPKQKEQAVGAIRTLRSEKTPLPRKRQLMRSLFGDYRAQMDAEWREALKALRTATQSARVQLVGEEARKKSGRVCRPRPAGRTKATVDSADEEFRFNFF is encoded by the exons atgaagcagaagaagaagaaaatcccGACTAGGGTCTCTGGGACAAATGGAGACGAAAAGACCTCCGAGAAACCTGTTCCAGAGGAAGCTCCCCCCAGTGCTGAGGCCCAG GCGGAGCAGCTGGCGAGGGAGCTGGCCTGGTGTGTGGAACAGCTGGAGCTGGGTCTCAAGACGCAGAGACCCACCCCAAAGCAGA AAGAGCAGGCTGTTGGGGCAATCCGAACCTTGCGCAGTGAGAAAACCCCCTTGCCCCGAAAGAGACAGCTGATGCGCTCCTTGTTTGGGGACTACAGGGCTCAAATGGATGCCGAATGGCGGGAAGCCCTGAAGGCCCTCAGGACTG CTACCCAGTCAGCCCGGGTCCAGCTTGTAGGCGAGGAGGCCAGAAAGAAGAGCGGAAGGGTCTGCAGGCCTCGTCCAGCGGGAAGAACCAAGGCCACTGTGGACTCTGCTGATGAAGAGTTTCGGTTCAATTTCTTTTAG